From the Lolium rigidum isolate FL_2022 chromosome 2, APGP_CSIRO_Lrig_0.1, whole genome shotgun sequence genome, one window contains:
- the LOC124686914 gene encoding actin-related protein 2/3 complex subunit 3, whose product MVYHSSFVDDDETTKACGCPLLPLKTHIRGPAPAADSDKADIVDEAITFFRANVFFKNFHVKSPADKLLIYLTSYINIALKRLEGCRTLAVGTKAIINLGLEKVPVPGEPTFPFPGLFTLPQSQEEAELLRNYLKQIREETSGRLLNCAYRTNGTPNKWWLAFAKRKFMNIVIL is encoded by the exons ATG GTTTATCACTCTAGTTTCGTTGACGATGACGAGACCACTAAAGCCTGTGGGTGTCCTTTGCTTCCACTGAAAACTCATATAAGGGGTCCAGCACCAGCCGCAGATTCAG ATAAAGCCGATATAGTTGATGAAGCAATAACTTTCTTCCGAGCAAATGTTTTCTTCAAAAACTTTCATGTCAAAAGCCCAGCAGACAAATTGCTCATCTATCTGACATCTTACATCAATATTGCCTTGAAAAGATTAGAAGGCTGCCGAACACTAGCTGTCGGGACCAAGGCAATCATTAACTTGGGCTTGGAAAAGGTCCCTGTGCCTGGGGAACCAACATTTCCTTTCCCTGGGCTTTTCACTCTTCCCCAATCTCAGGAGGAAGCAG AATTGTTGAGGAATTATCTGAAGCAGATAAGGGAGGAAACAAGTGGGAGGCTACTCAACTGCGCATACAGAACTAATGGTACTCCAAACAAATGGTGGTTGGCTTTTGCAAAGAGGAAGTTCATGAACATTGTCATCCTTTAG